Proteins encoded within one genomic window of Falco biarmicus isolate bFalBia1 chromosome 14, bFalBia1.pri, whole genome shotgun sequence:
- the TMEM185A gene encoding transmembrane protein 185A: protein MNLRGLFQDFNPSKFLIYACLLLFSVLLSLRLDDKIQWSYWAVFAPIWLWKLMVIIGASVGTGVWARNPQYRAEGETCVEFKAMLIAVGIHLLLLMFEVLVCDRIERGTHFWLLVFMPLFFVSPVSVAACVWGFRHDRSLELEILCSVNILQFIFIALRLDEIIRWPWLVVCVPLWILMSFLCLVVLYYIVWSVLFLRSMDVIAEQRRTHITMAVSWMTIVVPLLTFEILLVHRLDGHNSFSFIPIFVPLWLSLITLMATTFGQKGGNHWWFGIRKDFCQFLLEIFPFLREYGNISYDLHHEDNEDTEETPLPEPPKIAPMFRKKTGVVITQSPGKYVIPPPKLNIDMPD from the exons ATGAACCTGCGCGGCCTGTTCCAAGATTTCAACCCCAG tAAATTCCTTATTtatgcctgcctgctgcttttttctgtgttgctctCTCTACGGCTGGATGACAAAATTCAATGGAGTTACTGGGCTGTATTTGCTCCAATATGGCTGTGGAAGTTAATGGTGATTATTGGTGCCTCGGTGGGAACAGGAGTGTGGGCCCGAAACCCACAGTATCG AGCAGAAGGAGAAACCTGTGTGGAGTTCAAAGCTATGTTAATTGCAGTAGGCATCCACCTGCTACTGCTGATGTTTGAAGTTCTGGTGTGTGACAGGATTGAAAGAGGAACCCATTTCTGGCTTCTGGTCTTCATGCCATTATTCTTTGTATCTCCAGTGTCAGTTGCAGCTTGTGTGTGGGGATTCCGACATGACAGGTCCCTGGAG ctcGAAATCTTGTGTTCAGTCAATATTCTACAGTTCATATTTATTGCACTCAGACTAGATGAGATCATCAGATGGCCGTGGCTT gTTGTTTGTGTTCCACTGTGGATCTTGATGTCCTTTCTGTGTCTAGTAGTGCTCTATTACATTGTATGGTCTGTTCTGTTCTTGCGCTCTATGGATGTGATTGCTGAGCAAAGGAGGACACACATAACGATGGCTGTCAGCTGGATGACAATTGTAGTTCCACTGCTCACATTTGAG ATCTTACTAGTGCACAGACTGGATGGgcataattctttttcttttataccCATATTTGTTCCTCTCTGGCTTTCACTCATAACTTTAATGGCAACAACATTTggacaaaaaggaggaaatcact ggtGGTTTGGAATTCGCAAAGACTTTTGCCAGTTCCTGCTTGAAATTTTCCCATTCTTACGAGAgtatggaaatatttcttatgATCTTCATCATGAGGATAATGAGGATACAGAAGAAACACCACTGCCTGAACCACCAAAAATTGCACCAATGTTTCGAAAAAAGACTGGAGTGGTCATTACACAGAGTCCTGGAAAATATGTGATTCCACCTCCCAAGTTAAACATTGATATGCCAGATTAA
- the LOC130158751 gene encoding protein EOLA1-like → MRFGCLSFRQPYAGLVLNKVKTVETRWRPLLAGYKNCTIAIHIAVKDWEDETWRAILLNRFGMTPQQVQDLLDKGERFGRGVIAGLIDIGETSLYPENLPPEKILELENKAVLSNLEQKYLTVVSNPRWLLEPIPARGGKGVWQVDIPEELIPSEA, encoded by the exons ATGCGATTTGGTTGCCTTTCCTTCCGACAGCCCTATGCAGGATTAGTCCTAAACAAAGTCAAAACAGTAGAGACTCGCTGGCGTCCTTTGCTAGCAGGCTACAAGAACTGCACCATTGCCATTCATATCGCTGTTAAGGACTGGGAGGATGAAACGTGGAGAGCAATTCTATTGAATAGATTTGGAATGACACCACAACAAGTGCAAGATTTGCTGGATAAAGGGGAAAGATTTGGCAGAGGAGTTATTGCAG GATTAATTGACATTGGAGAGACATCACTATATCCGGAAAACTTACCTCCTGAAAAGATTCTggagctggaaaacaaagctgtcCTCAGTAACCTAGAACAGAAATACTTGACTGTTGTTTCAAATCCAAGATGGCTCCTGGAACCGATTCCTGCCAGAGGGGGAAAAGGTGTGTGGCAGGTGGACATCCCTGAAGAACTGATCCCTTCAGAAGCCTAG